In Nocardia higoensis, the DNA window GAGCTTCAGGCGCTCGGCATCACCATCGGGTCGGCCGGGTCGGTCGCGATCGCGGACACGGTCACGGGGGGCGATGCGGTGAGCGGCGGCCTCGTGCTGACCCATCGCAGCGGGTTACGCGTGAACCGCACGGGCGGTATCGATTTCGCCGACGCCGGGCAGCCGCGAGCCGACGATGTTGTGCTGGAAGGCTTTCTGTCCCGAGTCGGTGACCCGGTGGACATCCTGGCCGACGACGGTTCCCGGCATGCCGCCCACGATCTGGTGGCCACCGCGGTCGCGTGCTTGATCGACGAGGCCGCTGCCGCCACCGGGAATCGGCCGGCGGCAGCGGTTCTCTGTCATCCCGTCTGGTGGTCGGCGCACACCGTCGAACTGCAGCGCGCGGCGTTCGCCGACGCCGTCACCGAGGTGACGCTGATGCCCGAACCGCTCGCGGCGGCCCGCTGGCTGGAGAGCGCGCACGGAGCGCTCGCCGACGCGGCGATCGTCGTCCTCGATCTCGGCGCGACCGGAACGAGCGCGACGGTCGTGCGCACCGGATCACAATCGGCCGTACTGGCGACCGCCCGCACCGAGGACGCGGCGGGCGACGAATTCGACCTGCTGACCATGCGCTACGTATTGGCAAACGCACTCGGCGACAGGGATATCGATCCGTTCGATCCGGCCACCGAGCGCAGGCTCGCGCTATTGCGCGAAAATTGCCGCGCCGCAAAGGAAATTCTGTCCGGAAATACCGCGACGACGGTTCGGTTTCCCCTGGACGGCTCGGCTGCTCGCATTCGACTGGTGCGCAACGAACTCGAGGAACTGCTACGCGGGCGTCTGCTGACCTGCCTCGATCTGGTCCGCGATGTGGTGCACCGGGCGGGACTCGGGCCCGGTGATCTCGACCGGGTGCTGCTCACCGGCGGCGGCGCAACGATTCCTCTGGTCACCGAGCTGATATCGGGCGAGTTCGGCCTCCCCGTGGTCGCCGCCCCGCAGCCTGCGCACACCGCGGCCAGGGGGGCGGCCGTCGTCGCCGCCGACCTCCTCGCCCACACCGTGCCCGACACTCTCGCGGCGGCCGACACCGCGGAAATCGCTGTCGCTGCGACAGGCACCGCCGCCCCCGTGCTTCCCCGCACCCCTCGGCCCCGCAGGCTCGGCAGCGGACAGCGCGCCGGAGTCCTCGCCGCCGCCGTCGCCGCCCTCGCCCTGCTCGCCACGGGCACTGTCGCCGTCGGCCCGGGACTGCCCAGCGAGGCCGCCACCCCCGCCTCGTCCGAACAGACCACCGTGCCGCCGGCTTCTGGCGCAACCGCCCCCGTGCCACCCGCTGCCGCGAACGTCCAGGACATTTCTGGTCCCGGGGCCGGTGACACGCCGGCCGCCGGCCGCCCGGAAACACCCGCGCGCTCCGATTCGCCGGCGGTGCAACCGGGGTCACCATCGGCCACCGCGCTACCCGGCGCGGGACTGCCCGCCCCTGGCGTCCCCGCGGGTGCACAAGCCCCCGCCGACACGGCTGTCCCCGCACCCCAGCCCGCCCCCTCGCCCGGTGGCGGCTACACGCCACCGCCCGCCCCGTCCGTCGACGGCCTCGGCGACACCGTCGGCGACACTCTCGGTGGAGTGGTCGGGGGCGTGGGCGAGGGCGTCGGCAAGGTCGGCGAAGGAGTCGGTGAACTGGGCGAAGGCATCGGCGACGGCGTCGGCGGCGTGCTCGGGGGCCTCGGTGGCTGAGATCGCGATCGATTCCATGCCCTACGTCCGCGAGATCCTGCGCGACCTCGACGACCGCGAGGCACAACCGGTCACCTGCCTGATCCGGGGGCGCTCCGGCACCGGCAAGTCGACGCTGCTCACGCTGATCCGATCCAGGCTGCGTGGCGGCGGCATCGGCATCCAGGACCGGGCCGGGTCGGCTCGCGACGGCTCCCCGCGCGATTCCCGCGACGATGACGCGGCATTGATCGTGGACAACGCCCACACGCTGGGCGCGGAGGAACTGGACGCGTTGCGCGCCGAGGTCGAGGCGGGCGATCGTACGGTGATCGTGGCGATGCAGCCGCGCCCGCACGATCCGCGCCTGCGGGCGCTGACCGAGACGATGGCACAGGCAGGCCGAGTGCTCGACCTGCGACCGCTCGGGGTCAACGAGCTGCTGCCCTTCGCCAGGGAACTCGGCATGATGGTGCCGCGCCCGGTGGTCCAGCGCATTTATCAGCAGACCGGCGGCATCCGCGGCGGGGTCGTGGCGGCACTGTCGGCGGCCTGCTCGGCCCGGCTGGACGCGAGCATGCGCGCGGTCGACGAGGCGGTCGCGACTTGGGCCCGCACCCAGCTGGAGAGCCTC includes these proteins:
- a CDS encoding Hsp70 family protein, translating into MTELQALGITIGSAGSVAIADTVTGGDAVSGGLVLTHRSGLRVNRTGGIDFADAGQPRADDVVLEGFLSRVGDPVDILADDGSRHAAHDLVATAVACLIDEAAAATGNRPAAAVLCHPVWWSAHTVELQRAAFADAVTEVTLMPEPLAAARWLESAHGALADAAIVVLDLGATGTSATVVRTGSQSAVLATARTEDAAGDEFDLLTMRYVLANALGDRDIDPFDPATERRLALLRENCRAAKEILSGNTATTVRFPLDGSAARIRLVRNELEELLRGRLLTCLDLVRDVVHRAGLGPGDLDRVLLTGGGATIPLVTELISGEFGLPVVAAPQPAHTAARGAAVVAADLLAHTVPDTLAAADTAEIAVAATGTAAPVLPRTPRPRRLGSGQRAGVLAAAVAALALLATGTVAVGPGLPSEAATPASSEQTTVPPASGATAPVPPAAANVQDISGPGAGDTPAAGRPETPARSDSPAVQPGSPSATALPGAGLPAPGVPAGAQAPADTAVPAPQPAPSPGGGYTPPPAPSVDGLGDTVGDTLGGVVGGVGEGVGKVGEGVGELGEGIGDGVGGVLGGLGG